A single genomic interval of Desulfonispora thiosulfatigenes DSM 11270 harbors:
- a CDS encoding TetR/AcrR family transcriptional regulator, giving the protein MSNNAELTKQKILVEAEREFAKKGPYASSINVISERSTINKRMIYHYYHSKEELYKEVLRMNFNKIKIIVGEKVCINQNDLIACIKQLIKDYYYFLRDNENYVKIMAWEETSGAEVAKNVIPDTFLIIYDRLQDIYYEGVKQGIFKEQIDLNQLVISVSGLCFFTFARKEVLYNLWVDDLETKLNERLEHIYSLILNTLCI; this is encoded by the coding sequence ATGTCTAATAATGCTGAATTAACTAAGCAAAAAATCCTAGTAGAGGCAGAGAGGGAGTTTGCAAAAAAAGGCCCTTATGCATCTTCTATTAATGTAATTTCTGAAAGGTCCACAATTAATAAAAGAATGATATATCATTATTATCATTCTAAAGAAGAATTATATAAAGAAGTTTTAAGAATGAACTTCAATAAAATTAAGATTATTGTGGGAGAAAAGGTTTGTATTAATCAAAATGACTTAATTGCCTGTATTAAACAATTGATTAAAGATTATTATTATTTTCTGCGTGATAATGAAAACTATGTAAAAATAATGGCTTGGGAAGAAACATCTGGAGCCGAAGTTGCCAAAAACGTAATACCTGATACTTTCTTAATTATCTATGATAGGTTACAAGATATTTATTATGAAGGTGTCAAACAAGGGATATTTAAGGAGCAGATAGATTTAAATCAATTAGTTATTAGCGTTTCAGGATTGTGTTTTTTTACCTTTGCCCGCAAAGAAGTTCTCTATAATTTATGGGTAGATGATTTAGAAACAAAATTAAACGAAAGATTA